Below is a window of Sulfitobacter sp. BSw21498 DNA.
CGGTAAAGGCTGCGGCTTGCACCGACAGCCCCTCCATACAGGCGCGCAGACCGATGGCCCCACCCATGGAATGCGCCAGCAGGAAAAACGGGCGCGGCAGCTGCAAAGCGCGGGCGGTCCGCATCATCGCTGCCACATCTTTTTGATAATCAGAGAAAACATCGACGTGGCCGATATTACGGTCGGGGATCAGTCGATCCGACAGACCTTGCCCTCGCCAATCAATCGCAATGACCGCCAGCCCTTTTTCGGCAAGAGCGCTTGCGGTCATCGCATATTTTTCCACGTATTCTGTGCGGCCGGGGAAAAGCAGCACTGTGCCCTTTGCCCCGTCCAGCGGCCAATGCGCGACGCGCAGCTTCTTACCGTCCGATGTCTCGGCCCAATGCGCCTGACCCGTTTCGGGGAGGGGCGCGATGTCGGTGAAAAAGGGCGCGGTTTCCAACATATTAGGACAGAACAGCCGCCAGCTTCATTGCCATACCCATGTCGCCGTCAATCTTGAGCTTGCCGCTCATGAAGGCACCGGTCGGGTTGGTGTCGCCGGACAGGATTGCCTCGAAAGTTTCAGCGTCTGCAGAGAGGGTTACGTCGGCTTCCTCATCTCCTTTGCGTGCGCCGGTTGAATCCATCATGACAGCGCCTTCGCCTTCAATGTCGAACTTGGCGGTCCCGTCAAAGTCAGCGCCTGCCAGTTTTTCATTCAGTACTGTTACAGCTTGGTTCACGATATCGCTCATCATAGGCCCTTTTCTTGGCAAATGGTGCCGACACGTCTGGAATTGTGGCGGCAGCCTGTTACATTCACTGTTGTTATGGGCAACTGCATCGTCAACCTCAAACATACCGTCGCGGCACTTGGTCTTTGGGTGTTGCTCGGGGGTATAAGTTTCGCACAAGTGTCGCCCCCAATGGCGGCTGAATTGTTGCAGGATTTGCGCAATGCCCCCGCATCCGAGGCCGCACGAATCGAACGTGACGTGCTGACGGTCTGGGCGCAGTCGGGATCGCCTGCAATGGATCTGCTGTATTCTCGGGGTAAGGACGCGATGTTTCAGGGGGATACGACGCTTGCCATCGCGCATCTGACGGCGTTGACGGATCACGCGCCCGAATTTGCCGAAGGCTTTCATGCCCGTGCACAGGCGTATTTCGCCGCGGGCCTATATGGTCCGGCCATTGATGACCTAGAAACCACGCTTGCCTTGAATCCGCAGCAGTATAACGCCATTTTCGGTCTGGGAGCGATCCTGCAGGAGTTTGGCGACCTACGTGCGGCTGCCGATCTCTATCGCCGAGTGTTAAGCATTAACCCTCACCATGATAACGCGCAAAGGGCGCTGGACGGGCTGCGGCGCGACGGCATTGGGCGCAGGCTTTAACGATCTAAGGAATTTCTGGTGGCAGGTGACAGCAGGGTCGTGGCCGTTTTAGGCCCGACCAATACAGGCAAGACGACCTATGCAATCGAACGGATGTTGGCGCATCGCACAGGGGTCATCGGACTTCCCCTGCGGCTGCTCGCGCGCGAAGTCTATGACCGCATCGTCGCCCTAAGGGGGCCGTCCGTCGTGGCGCTGGTCACGGGCGAAGAACGGATCGTGCCGCCGCGCACCCAGTATTGGGTCTGTACGGTCGAGGCGATGCCCGAAGGCTTGGGCGCTGATTTGGTGGCGATCGATGAAATCCAACTGTGTGCCGATCCTGAACGGGGGCATGTTTTTACCGACCGGCTTTTGCGTGCACGAGGTCTGCACGAGACGTTGTTTATGGGGTCCGATACCATGCGCGGGTCCATTGCTGCCCTGGTGCCAGAGGCGCAATTCATTCGGCGCGAGAGAATGTCGGAATTAATCTATTCTGGTCAGAAAAAGATAAGTCGAATGCGTCCACGCAGTGCGATTGTCGGGTTTTCGGTTGAGAATGTATATGCCATCGCAGAGCTGATCCGCCGTCAAAAAGGCGGTGCAGCGGTGGTGATGGGGGCGCTCAGCCCCCGTACGCGCAATGCTCAGGTCGCGATGTATCAAAACGGCGAAGTCGACTATCTGGTGGCCACAGATGCCATCGGGATGGGGCTGAACCTTGATGTGGACCACGTTGCTTTTTCTGCGCTGAGCAAGTTTGACGGGCGGCGTATGCGTCCATTAGCCCCTAACGAGCTCGCGCAGATCGCAGGGCGTGCGGGGCGCGGATTCAAAAGCGGGACCTTTGGCGTGACCGGCGATGCGCCCCCATTGGACGATGGTGTTGCACGTGCGATTATGGACCACAGCTTTACGCCCCAGAAAAAGCTGAACTGGCGAAACCCGGCGCTGCAATTTGGGTCGATTGACCGCTTGATCCAGACGCTCGAGGTGTCGCCTGACAATGAACGGCTGTTCAAGGCACGCGAGGCCGACGACCTGCAAGCGCTGAAGAACATGGCCGTTGATGCCGAAATCGCGGCGCGCTGCACCGACGGCCCTTCGGTCCGATTGCTGTGGGATGTTTGCCGGGTTCCCGATTTTCGTGGTATAGGCCATGCAGAGCACGCCAACCTACTTGAGCAGATTTTCAACTACCTGCATCAGCGTGACACCATCCCCGACGACTGGCTTGCGCGACAAATTAAACGCATTGATCGAACCGATGGGGACATTGATGCGTTATCCAAACGATTGGCGTTTATTCGAACGTGGACCTACGTAACACAGCGCAAAGGTTGGACAGGTGACGAAAGTCATTGGCGACACGAAGCACGTGTCGTAGAAGACAGACTGTCGGACGCGCTGCACGAGCGTCTGAC
It encodes the following:
- a CDS encoding SCP2 sterol-binding domain-containing protein, whose translation is MSDIVNQAVTVLNEKLAGADFDGTAKFDIEGEGAVMMDSTGARKGDEEADVTLSADAETFEAILSGDTNPTGAFMSGKLKIDGDMGMAMKLAAVLS
- a CDS encoding tetratricopeptide repeat protein; translated protein: MGNCIVNLKHTVAALGLWVLLGGISFAQVSPPMAAELLQDLRNAPASEAARIERDVLTVWAQSGSPAMDLLYSRGKDAMFQGDTTLAIAHLTALTDHAPEFAEGFHARAQAYFAAGLYGPAIDDLETTLALNPQQYNAIFGLGAILQEFGDLRAAADLYRRVLSINPHHDNAQRALDGLRRDGIGRRL